The Achromobacter deleyi genome has a window encoding:
- a CDS encoding helix-turn-helix domain-containing protein, whose translation MTAEPWVSVDQIAEHLGVTRDSIYRWIDRKHLPAHRVGRLWKFQVSEVDDWVRAGGADEEQRSDGLPPSRKS comes from the coding sequence ATGACTGCTGAACCTTGGGTTTCTGTGGACCAGATTGCCGAGCATCTGGGCGTCACGCGCGACTCCATCTACCGCTGGATCGACCGCAAGCACCTGCCCGCGCACCGGGTTGGACGGCTGTGGAAATTCCAAGTGTCTGAGGTGGACGACTGGGTGCGCGCCGGAGGCGCGGATGAAGAACAACGCAGCGATGGCCTGCCTCCGTCGCGCAAATCTTGA
- a CDS encoding AAA family ATPase, which produces MSRTFLKHIHLKDFRTFGEFQLPIAPGPGLTLLVGTNGLGKSSFFDGIEWCLTGIVRRFAGFSGKYQEFDYLTRRDAQERSHQVSLTFCDGPPIVRGVGQTPSAAALLEQLKSSRWDNIDDLGAYLAFTHFLGQASQQRFTSREKNDQWQALKGPSGIDRLESIRTKLRGRPTTFAFNRRTDHETALVDKAIRELEAWQTNVARLAELGERAASIGAVDEESLAVRLAAIEASTSGSIDVPINFTMRLNAARSAVLAEQRRVSVGRRELGTLTTLVERFTDASTSIRLETEHLALATGIVTTATTHLSETMLAASRAEQAAAEQAGVLTQIDSELKQHVLARAAIGELETLVTEWRAEKESESDLRAERDALATDLANAKQQLSVTLEAKATLNRLDARDTVLQAWAARAGALNDMERSAQDLRDAADMASSTADFVRESLFELRETLDSDREAERDAAARVAARRRSASELAGLLSGLITHIGHDDTHCPVCASTFSEGELHARAQKALSAQDVMLAEDVHALDELRMSAQAAASALALAEKQIADAAVALTAANAAEATLNIESASIAEGLGTSVDKDLVSIAAERLADARRTRDNFLAVRGDAQSDVGTAQGQIESIAGALASLDDRLGISMQRFARLEARRNAIEASLSKHSKPWDISTADAEIERTRKRLEVERVKLESMTSARAAAANAESAARERLSAANGEKSRVAAALRNAEVSRAAATSGWSMAGMADEPAAESIDARRKALEALATTMTEQEAEIGLIAQSHEAYLAQDELRSLRAQMDSQGGAGAADNPVPREQELQGSLQDARTALRMTTETREALVAYGEQLRAEAESFSNQFLLPLNELIDSFNRALLSTPGESVQFNAEHTVERTSLAMQLRHPDAIEGAQYKTTLPPQLVLSEGQMAANGFSILCAASTAYRWSRWRALLLDDPLQHNDIIHAAAFVDVMRNLVEFEDYQLIMSSHKREEGEFIARKFDAANLPCTVVELVGASKDGVRVAPPRHNAAARRLLVEPQRNVA; this is translated from the coding sequence GTGAGCAGGACCTTCCTCAAACACATCCACCTGAAGGACTTTAGGACCTTCGGCGAGTTCCAGCTGCCAATCGCACCCGGCCCTGGCCTCACCCTTCTCGTTGGGACGAACGGGCTGGGAAAGAGCAGCTTTTTCGACGGTATCGAATGGTGTCTTACAGGCATCGTCAGGCGGTTCGCGGGGTTCTCCGGCAAGTATCAGGAGTTCGACTACCTTACCCGTCGGGACGCTCAGGAACGGTCTCACCAAGTGAGTCTCACCTTTTGCGATGGCCCCCCGATCGTCCGAGGCGTGGGACAGACGCCTTCGGCGGCCGCGCTGCTCGAGCAGCTCAAGAGTTCGAGGTGGGACAACATCGATGACCTGGGGGCATATCTGGCTTTTACTCACTTCCTCGGGCAAGCCTCCCAGCAGCGCTTCACAAGCAGGGAAAAGAATGACCAATGGCAAGCCCTCAAGGGCCCCAGTGGGATAGACAGGCTCGAGTCGATCCGCACCAAGCTACGCGGGAGGCCCACCACATTCGCGTTTAATCGGAGAACGGACCACGAAACAGCCCTGGTAGATAAAGCTATCAGGGAGCTAGAAGCATGGCAGACCAACGTGGCGCGCTTGGCCGAACTAGGCGAACGTGCGGCCTCGATTGGCGCAGTCGACGAGGAATCCTTGGCCGTCCGCCTCGCCGCGATCGAAGCCAGTACGTCGGGCAGTATCGACGTGCCGATCAACTTCACGATGCGACTCAACGCTGCCCGCTCGGCCGTTTTAGCGGAACAACGACGCGTGTCGGTGGGTCGTCGCGAATTGGGCACCCTGACGACGTTGGTTGAACGCTTCACCGATGCATCGACGTCTATCCGGCTGGAAACCGAGCATCTGGCCCTTGCCACGGGAATCGTCACTACCGCGACCACGCACCTTAGTGAGACCATGCTCGCTGCGAGCCGAGCCGAACAAGCGGCTGCAGAGCAGGCAGGAGTACTAACCCAGATCGATTCGGAACTCAAACAGCATGTTCTAGCGCGGGCCGCCATTGGCGAGCTTGAAACACTTGTCACTGAGTGGCGTGCGGAAAAGGAGTCGGAGTCTGATCTGAGAGCCGAGCGCGACGCCCTCGCAACGGATCTCGCGAACGCGAAGCAGCAGTTGTCTGTAACTTTGGAAGCCAAGGCGACGCTGAACCGCTTGGACGCTCGTGACACTGTGCTGCAGGCTTGGGCCGCGCGTGCCGGAGCATTGAACGACATGGAGCGGTCCGCGCAGGACTTGCGCGACGCCGCCGACATGGCTAGCTCCACCGCAGATTTCGTGCGGGAATCGCTTTTCGAACTTCGAGAAACGCTGGATTCCGACCGCGAGGCTGAGCGTGATGCCGCTGCGCGGGTGGCGGCGAGGCGTCGGAGCGCATCCGAGCTTGCGGGGCTTTTGTCGGGCTTGATTACGCACATAGGACACGACGATACCCATTGCCCCGTGTGCGCGAGTACTTTCTCTGAGGGCGAACTGCACGCGCGTGCGCAGAAGGCGCTGAGCGCTCAGGACGTCATGCTGGCTGAAGACGTCCACGCGCTCGATGAACTGAGAATGAGCGCGCAAGCCGCAGCCAGCGCACTCGCTCTGGCTGAGAAGCAGATCGCGGACGCCGCGGTGGCTCTAACGGCAGCCAATGCCGCCGAGGCAACGCTCAATATTGAAAGTGCTTCGATTGCCGAAGGGTTGGGTACAAGTGTTGACAAGGATTTGGTATCAATCGCCGCCGAGCGATTGGCCGATGCCCGACGTACCCGCGATAATTTCCTCGCAGTTCGAGGAGATGCTCAATCCGACGTTGGCACGGCCCAAGGCCAGATTGAATCCATAGCCGGGGCACTGGCGTCCCTGGATGATCGGCTAGGCATTTCGATGCAACGTTTCGCGCGGCTTGAGGCCAGACGCAACGCCATTGAGGCGAGCCTGAGCAAGCATTCGAAACCTTGGGATATTTCAACGGCAGACGCTGAGATCGAAAGGACTCGTAAGCGCCTCGAAGTCGAGCGCGTGAAGCTTGAAAGCATGACCTCGGCTCGCGCTGCCGCCGCCAACGCGGAATCTGCCGCACGTGAACGACTGTCAGCAGCGAACGGAGAGAAATCTCGAGTCGCAGCGGCACTTCGCAATGCGGAGGTCAGTCGCGCTGCGGCTACCAGTGGCTGGTCGATGGCTGGCATGGCTGACGAGCCTGCGGCTGAATCGATAGACGCGCGCAGAAAGGCTTTAGAGGCGCTCGCAACCACTATGACCGAGCAGGAAGCGGAGATCGGTTTGATCGCCCAAAGCCATGAGGCGTACCTGGCGCAGGATGAGTTGCGAAGTCTGAGAGCCCAGATGGACTCACAAGGCGGTGCGGGTGCAGCCGACAACCCGGTCCCACGGGAGCAGGAACTCCAGGGGAGCCTCCAGGATGCACGCACCGCATTGCGGATGACTACAGAGACACGCGAAGCGCTGGTCGCGTACGGAGAGCAGCTCAGAGCGGAGGCAGAAAGCTTCTCGAATCAGTTCTTGCTGCCGCTCAATGAACTCATCGATTCGTTCAATCGCGCATTGCTCAGCACGCCCGGAGAAAGTGTGCAGTTCAACGCCGAGCACACGGTCGAAAGAACTTCGTTGGCGATGCAGCTACGCCATCCCGACGCCATAGAAGGCGCGCAGTACAAGACGACTCTGCCACCGCAGCTCGTGCTCAGCGAAGGTCAGATGGCTGCGAACGGTTTCAGCATCCTTTGCGCCGCGAGTACGGCTTACCGCTGGTCGCGCTGGCGCGCATTGCTGCTAGACGACCCGCTTCAGCACAACGACATCATCCATGCCGCAGCCTTCGTCGATGTCATGCGCAACCTCGTCGAGTTTGAAGACTACCAACTGATCATGTCCAGTCACAAGCGGGAAGAGGGCGAGTTCATCGCGCGCAAGTTCGATGCTGCCAATCTGCCTTGTACGGTTGTGGAGCTCGTCGGCGCGTCGAAAGACGGAGTGCGTGTCGCGCCTCCACGGCACAACGCTGCCGCCAGAAGGCTGCTTGTAGAGCCTCAACGGAACGTCGCCTAG
- a CDS encoding ABC-three component system middle component 1 yields the protein MREATPSSPAQEVLDAGERLLTERATRLGLAFEPKPGFAGQAFCGGDGTPSARIESSDLPNHVRGYQVGRYAVLLTLLAEAPDQAGIGEVVRRVRNQCVVARSFLAPAAALDLNAIMIGPRGSEVDDRWKALARIAERDERVARKFVWLRPSEPCADEQSFDDFTKRSFLARPWNTNAIFSMASLDNVSRALAFEGLPSDTAGEWIELASDPGTEPDVLVEQLVASWKRQKIS from the coding sequence ATGCGTGAAGCCACACCGTCGTCGCCAGCACAGGAAGTACTGGACGCGGGCGAGCGACTCCTCACCGAGAGAGCCACTCGTCTTGGCCTGGCATTTGAACCGAAACCTGGATTTGCCGGCCAGGCATTCTGTGGTGGGGACGGCACGCCTTCAGCGCGCATCGAATCAAGCGATCTGCCTAACCATGTCCGCGGGTATCAGGTCGGCCGCTATGCGGTCTTGCTGACACTCCTTGCTGAAGCGCCAGACCAGGCCGGCATCGGCGAAGTCGTCCGACGCGTGCGAAACCAATGTGTCGTTGCGAGATCCTTTCTCGCACCGGCAGCCGCGCTTGACCTGAACGCCATCATGATCGGGCCGCGCGGCAGCGAAGTTGACGACAGATGGAAGGCCCTGGCACGCATTGCAGAACGCGATGAGCGTGTGGCGCGCAAATTCGTCTGGCTGCGCCCGAGCGAACCCTGCGCGGACGAGCAGAGCTTCGATGACTTTACGAAGCGTAGCTTTCTCGCTCGCCCATGGAACACCAACGCGATCTTCTCTATGGCATCGCTGGACAATGTAAGTCGTGCGCTTGCGTTTGAAGGTCTCCCCTCCGACACAGCGGGAGAGTGGATCGAGTTGGCAAGCGACCCCGGAACTGAACCTGACGTTCTTGTCGAGCAACTAGTCGCCTCGTGGAAAAGGCAGAAGATATCGTGA
- a CDS encoding ABC-three component system protein, whose product MSLSVAFSDLPRQQARGPQGIKRESNYTADVVLAPGVKFQSLWTRCVIVLTPEDVISGAAINGHPGAYVLGLEDTRITFFSQQVRALELAYALQREQFIRENARIAVIGGGAAGVTFAAALALQGGANVHLFEQADDLLPLQGAASRRRIDPHIYEWPKPYASHELAQLPILDWRSGSAVEVRAAVLREFDQLKAAVEQKPTIHLRHTVTSVVPRGSGFQVHFTQDAPACGRQVGEHEFDLVVLAIGFGIELPSPIPNTQTESYWRDAGVPAESIDGNPAPTFFVSGNGDGGLIDLIASAERSFRHAEIVLGIAQRGSVQALRERLLAIDTRALAAEAAGNGFDFIAAYDAEIGAEVARLGLLDDLQSRLRPGVQLYFQTRQPELLSIRTARLNRLAVYLLKKVCDRNNPSSFNHIVCDEVTSVNSLDTDRPRSRRLRYGTTEVVVDWVIARRGPDRNNILQPFSNLLAGYEADHMAWTRRFPEDSISPKLSDDTRSHFTQHATRAKLPPPSYRRDEVAQALPRSGMLQLIDGQARWSGDVLLADVSSLWAGTGSRFDLTVVDPPTVLGPGLSQAIARLAIHAADLNLLVDVARWKQFVTAYSSESLSASGLPMPPLKALGGNPSILNAVALPPEYLAAQINQALDSWLLSALDAHLARYIAQGEDPQRAITFVAAACLRQQMQPIWQDWLLQFRADPALLSRFLGLASCAKDDPAAAAEASTLAGARLLPSLIRTCAVALMVATAWQTTAPHGARPGNLARVSNGSQRTGHACAAGFIDGEDMSVEAQAHAWTTEFVLLPMQSIAPILAASANTSFGSSSMMLLGRAKEAEKMVLAVDPQFRSAAKESAAALGAMLGSIEQKHFAQLRAAIEEKVEDNA is encoded by the coding sequence ATGAGCCTAAGTGTCGCCTTCAGCGACCTTCCTCGACAACAAGCTCGCGGTCCGCAAGGGATAAAACGTGAATCGAACTACACAGCTGATGTTGTCCTGGCGCCAGGAGTCAAGTTTCAATCGTTATGGACTCGGTGTGTCATTGTGCTGACCCCTGAAGACGTGATTTCGGGAGCGGCAATCAACGGACATCCCGGCGCGTACGTCCTTGGGCTTGAGGACACCCGAATCACATTCTTCTCGCAGCAGGTCCGCGCGCTTGAACTCGCATACGCTTTGCAGCGTGAGCAATTCATCAGGGAGAACGCGCGCATCGCAGTGATCGGCGGCGGCGCTGCGGGCGTTACGTTTGCGGCGGCACTCGCATTGCAGGGAGGGGCGAACGTTCACCTGTTTGAGCAAGCAGATGATCTCTTGCCCCTGCAGGGTGCCGCCTCACGGCGGCGGATCGACCCGCACATCTACGAGTGGCCCAAGCCCTATGCGAGCCACGAACTCGCTCAACTTCCCATACTTGATTGGCGTTCAGGTTCGGCCGTGGAGGTACGCGCCGCAGTGCTGCGGGAGTTCGACCAGCTAAAAGCAGCTGTGGAGCAAAAGCCCACAATTCATTTGCGCCATACCGTGACGAGCGTTGTCCCAAGAGGCAGCGGCTTCCAGGTGCACTTCACACAAGACGCGCCCGCGTGCGGGCGCCAGGTAGGGGAGCACGAGTTCGACCTGGTGGTGCTCGCGATAGGCTTCGGGATCGAACTTCCCTCGCCTATACCCAATACACAAACCGAAAGCTACTGGCGCGATGCTGGCGTTCCCGCAGAGTCCATCGACGGGAACCCAGCGCCTACGTTCTTCGTAAGCGGAAACGGCGACGGTGGGTTGATCGATCTGATCGCGTCAGCAGAGCGAAGCTTTCGGCATGCAGAGATCGTGCTCGGTATTGCGCAACGAGGCAGTGTGCAGGCATTGAGAGAGCGGTTGCTGGCAATCGACACCAGAGCCCTCGCCGCCGAAGCAGCCGGAAATGGATTCGACTTTATCGCAGCCTACGACGCCGAGATTGGAGCGGAGGTCGCGCGACTTGGGCTGCTCGACGACCTACAAAGCCGCCTGAGGCCGGGTGTCCAGCTGTACTTTCAAACTCGGCAACCAGAGCTGCTGTCGATTCGAACCGCGCGACTCAACCGACTTGCCGTCTACTTGCTCAAAAAAGTTTGCGATCGCAACAATCCATCGAGCTTTAACCACATCGTTTGCGACGAGGTGACCTCGGTCAATTCGCTCGACACCGACAGACCACGCTCGCGACGTCTTCGATACGGCACAACTGAAGTGGTGGTCGATTGGGTGATCGCGCGCCGAGGACCAGACCGCAACAACATTCTCCAGCCCTTTTCGAACCTTCTGGCGGGCTATGAAGCGGACCACATGGCTTGGACCCGTCGCTTCCCTGAAGATAGCATCTCGCCGAAGTTGAGCGACGACACGCGCTCCCACTTTACACAGCATGCCACACGCGCGAAGCTGCCGCCGCCCAGCTACCGGCGCGATGAAGTTGCACAGGCCCTGCCGCGCAGCGGCATGCTGCAGTTGATCGATGGACAGGCCAGATGGAGCGGCGATGTGCTGCTGGCCGACGTTTCCTCACTATGGGCAGGAACGGGCTCCCGCTTTGACCTGACGGTCGTCGATCCCCCCACCGTACTGGGCCCTGGACTTTCGCAGGCCATCGCTCGATTGGCCATCCACGCAGCTGACCTGAACCTCCTCGTTGACGTAGCGAGATGGAAGCAGTTTGTCACCGCCTATTCTAGCGAGTCACTGAGCGCATCCGGCTTGCCAATGCCTCCCCTGAAAGCGCTAGGCGGGAACCCGTCGATCTTGAACGCAGTCGCGCTGCCGCCAGAGTACCTTGCGGCGCAGATCAATCAGGCGCTCGACAGTTGGCTGCTCAGTGCGTTGGATGCGCATTTGGCACGCTATATCGCGCAGGGCGAAGATCCTCAGAGAGCCATAACCTTTGTCGCAGCGGCTTGCCTTCGACAGCAGATGCAGCCGATCTGGCAGGACTGGCTGCTCCAGTTCCGGGCAGATCCAGCGCTGTTGTCGCGCTTTCTTGGCCTTGCGTCGTGCGCCAAGGATGATCCGGCGGCGGCTGCAGAAGCATCGACGCTCGCAGGGGCCCGACTTCTCCCGTCTCTCATTCGAACGTGCGCCGTCGCGCTCATGGTTGCGACCGCATGGCAGACGACGGCGCCGCACGGAGCTCGGCCAGGCAATCTGGCGCGGGTTTCAAACGGATCCCAACGGACGGGCCACGCATGCGCGGCCGGCTTTATCGATGGTGAAGACATGAGCGTCGAAGCGCAGGCGCACGCTTGGACGACCGAGTTCGTGTTGCTTCCCATGCAGAGCATCGCGCCCATATTGGCTGCGAGCGCCAACACATCTTTCGGTAGCTCTAGCATGATGCTTCTGGGTAGAGCTAAGGAAGCCGAAAAAATGGTGCTCGCCGTCGATCCGCAGTTCCGGTCGGCAGCCAAAGAAAGTGCCGCAGCACTTGGCGCCATGTTGGGCTCAATCGAACAGAAGCACTTTGCGCAGTTGCGCGCAGCAATCGAGGAAAAGGTGGAAGACAATGCGTGA
- a CDS encoding SDR family oxidoreductase, with product MSQTVIVTGASGLVGSAAIDSFLNAGWEVIAVSRRRPEIISQRPFTHLQIDLQDAEACRRAFESLPQVTHVFYAAVYEKPGLIAGWQDPEQMTTNLSMIRNVIEPLTRTGGLRHVTVLQGTKAYGVHLHPIRIPARERQPRDDHPNSYWFQEDYIRETAARCGFGWTIFRPTIVVGPNVGVAMNTVPVIGVYAAVCRAEGKPFGYPGHISYPREAVDVRLIGDAGVWTAENPQSWNEHFNLTNGEVFSWRDLWPSLAEFLRVEPGPDQPVRLAEYLPSRASLWDEIVKRHGLRPLTVAQILGESHYSADARFGYGLKTPPPPAFVSTVKIKQAGFTQTYDTEASVKHWLEVLMERKIIPSSRD from the coding sequence ATGTCGCAAACCGTTATCGTCACCGGCGCCAGCGGGTTGGTGGGCTCCGCTGCCATCGACTCCTTCCTGAACGCCGGCTGGGAAGTCATCGCCGTCTCCCGGCGGCGTCCGGAAATCATCAGCCAACGGCCGTTCACCCATCTGCAGATAGACCTGCAGGACGCCGAGGCCTGCCGTCGGGCCTTCGAGTCCTTGCCGCAAGTCACGCATGTCTTCTATGCGGCCGTCTATGAAAAGCCCGGACTCATCGCGGGCTGGCAGGATCCGGAGCAGATGACCACCAACCTGAGCATGATCAGGAACGTGATCGAGCCGCTGACCCGCACTGGTGGGCTGCGCCATGTCACGGTGCTGCAGGGCACCAAGGCCTATGGCGTGCATCTGCACCCCATCCGCATTCCCGCGCGCGAGCGCCAGCCCCGGGACGACCATCCGAACTCGTACTGGTTCCAGGAAGACTACATCCGCGAAACAGCGGCGCGCTGCGGCTTCGGCTGGACGATCTTCCGTCCCACCATCGTGGTCGGCCCCAACGTGGGCGTGGCCATGAATACCGTGCCGGTCATCGGTGTCTATGCGGCGGTGTGCCGCGCCGAAGGCAAGCCGTTCGGTTATCCCGGGCACATTTCCTATCCGCGCGAAGCCGTGGATGTGCGCCTAATCGGCGATGCAGGCGTCTGGACCGCGGAGAATCCGCAATCCTGGAACGAACACTTCAACCTGACCAACGGCGAAGTCTTCAGTTGGCGCGACCTGTGGCCGTCGCTGGCGGAGTTCCTGCGCGTCGAACCGGGTCCGGACCAACCCGTCCGGCTGGCCGAGTATCTGCCTAGCCGGGCGAGTCTGTGGGACGAGATCGTCAAGCGGCATGGCTTGCGGCCCCTGACCGTGGCCCAGATCCTGGGCGAATCCCATTACTCCGCCGACGCCCGCTTCGGCTACGGCCTGAAAACGCCACCGCCGCCGGCTTTTGTCAGCACGGTGAAGATCAAGCAGGCGGGTTTCACGCAGACCTACGACACCGAGGCAAGCGTCAAGCACTGGCTGGAGGTGCTGATGGAGCGGAAGATCATTCCGTCCAGCAGGGACTAG